In the Hydractinia symbiolongicarpus strain clone_291-10 chromosome 13, HSymV2.1, whole genome shotgun sequence genome, AATAATATCGTTGTCTAGATTGTGACAGAACTTAACTTTTGCTGTATTTTGTTTAATGTAGATTGGAGATACTAAAAGTATAAAAGGGCGgttgataaaaattatattttactgCGATACTAACTATAATGCACAAGGCCTGTTAGCGAAGGTTTCAGGTGACTTTACatgtaagttttatttttattttacttttatgtGCTCTATAAGAAAATGGCTTGCGAAAAGTTTTGTTCAAGTCAATCTGTAGCTCATTACTAAAGCTGCGTTTCTGTTTGATTGCATCTTTTGCTGTACACAATTTTCATTATTATAtccttattattattgtttttactattatttaccaaggataacctcttcagttcctaatagaactgttaccaatgagggtcctgcgaagggggtcctagtacATTTCAAGCTCCCATTTGTGTTACTAAAATGTGTGCAAGCACAACagtcaactagacaaccgcctaagttATCAATACTATTCTCATGCTGGGAATTAAGAAGAAAGAATCGATTAACATTTTATAGTCTCTAGCATGACTCGGGCGGGGTTTaaacccaagaccttccgcactggagGCCTCCTTTAAATAagaaatcttttttaatttttaagcttATATATAAATAGGCAAAATGTAAGGGAATTGTATCGagggaaatatatatatagttatatTGGAAAAGGATTTCAGCAGAAGCAATTTTGTATTGTTaagttttgaaaataatatCTCATACTGTTTAATCAGCAAGGAAtacctttttatttaaaataaaaaatgtgttgttttgcaaaaaaagttttttataaaacacgGTTTTCCTTAGCTTGGAAAGCCCTCCTCTCGCATCGGGTGGAATCCGCTTACATTAAAAGAACGCGAATTAACGCCAGATGGAACCAAACTTAAATGTTATTTGTAATGGGATTGGTAATTTTATCGCTCAATTACAGAAGTCTGCGTTTTGCGTTTTGTACCAATGTGGGCCAGTAGGTGTCTCCTTTTTACTCGTTTGGTTTTACTTCATAACAAACATAGTTTGCAAAACATAGTGATGCCTGTGCTATGTGACAGATCAGGGGaataaaaatgtgttaaaaatattgCGACCCTTTCAGgaaaccaacaacaacaaaaaacccCGATATTTCTGGTGTTATCCAGCGCACATCTAAAATTTCCAGCGCATCTCTACATCATTCAACTTATGATAaaagaatatgttttttttgtttattgtcgGTTAGTTTTCTCAATTAACAATTTAACGACAAAAAATCACCTGCTATTAGATAACTATGGAAATAAGATACAGTCGTTCTTTCTGTCCCTCTCTCCTCATCAAAATTATACCCAAAATGTTATGTGATTACAATGGCATACATTACTCCCTTTAAATCACCTTTTACCAGACGCTCGCGCTTTAAACACGTGGATAAAAGAATAGACCAGAGAAGGGCGTTTTTCCAGGCTAGGTTCCCCTTAATCATGTATGTAAAGAATCCTCCCCTGCGccgtatttaaatttttttcctatCAGGGCcttgttttaaccctattcctcATCTGGAAATATTTACGCCCCGttactaaatttttaatttttgattttgaaggcaaaaaatttttttttgaataattccAAAACAAAAtcttaatgaaaaaaattacaaattgaaaaataatgacaaaataaTCTCTAGGTAATTTTGCCTGACATAAATTATGCCCGACAAGTTTTGCTAAGTAAGAAAATGTTTAGCGAAAGCGCTGGCTCCTGTTTACGAAAGATTGATtactttttcacaaaatttactTTCCTGCAATAACTTTATAATTTCAAATCTAAAAAAAGTCGCAACCTGATAAATCGGCTTTGTGTTTTGCAGTTGAATCAGTAAACATACCTAGTCAAACGTCTACGACGACTACAATCCCACCACCGCCACctataacaacaacaacgacgacaacgaCGACCACGACGACGACGGAGGCAACAACCGCAACAAAAAGAACGATACAAACAACGACAAAGAAAACGACGGCTAAAAAGACGATAACAAGGACACCTGAAGTAAACCCTTCTCACATATTCACAAACGAATTAATTCAGCCGACAGTTACAAAGTCTACTGATAATTCAACACTATTTCGCAATTCTCCCAAACAAAATGATGGAGCTGACAACTTAGGCCTTATAGTTGGTGTGGTTTTCGGTCTATTGCTATTCATCTTGGCTGTGATTCTAATTGTCTTTTACTTGAGGTATGCTTTGTTCAACTATAGCCGTTATTTAGGCAACTAGAAAAGTATATTGGTCCACACTTTCGTTGACACTAGTTATCCGTCACTATCCCGAAATTTCATACCTTAAGGGGATAAAAATTTTGTCTTACAATAAATTTGATTGTTGATTAATCAGGGGTTATTAATTTGGTAAATGCAGAAAAATTTTATGGTCAGGTAGCTGATACCGCCAGAAATTGACGTCTGTTCAATACTTGCGGACATTTCGATTCAATAGCTGGTTAAGGatttttttgtgatatttttaaaaactgttttatatatattaactGAACCCAGTTATGCGTCGGCCCACAAGTACTTTGTTGTTTCATAGTTTCATTAGACTTGATGCTTTGTCTCTTCGTTAGTAGAAAACAAACTTTTCGTTCTTTATTACACGAAAATTCCAAATTcaataatttttcttattatttgtatttcaggaaaaaatcaacatttttcAAATCGAAGGTAATGTAATCTTTTAACGTTATTCGGTAAAAGCAATACTccctataaataaataaataaatgactgCCTCGTTTTCATCCAAGGCCCTAGTATTTTTAAATCGCAGCAAAGGTTTTACTTTTCGGAATGCAGTTAATCCCGAATTTTATTCAAATACTCTTTTTGAGTAATTAGAGAGGTTAGAATTTTTAGAATTCCAAGATGGATTGCGCACACATTGGAAAGGCATAAGAAATCACTACACCCTATAGCTACATAAATGCATTCATCTTAAAGCTGTTAGGCCTTCAAAAAACCGCAAATTAGccagaaaactaaaaaaaaagggGCGTTGGGATACCCATTCATGTTGTATTACTTGGTGATTGAAGTAACCAgtgcatcaatttttttatctaagtcCTCCTAAACTTACCCGGCTCTAGAAATACTTCAACAAAggtatttttttagaaactcAATTTGTTCGATTCGTAAAATTGCTAACACTTTTTGCAACCGTCTGCATtaacttttctgaaaaaaaaacagtccCACGAATTTAAAAGACATAAACTTATTGTATATGAAAACACATTCAGCAAAGGCGAACGTATCCTTTCGAAATTTGCATTAAAACATTCGCGCAATACACCATGATCacagaacaacaaaaaataaaaaaaatcattcagcGAGTTAAATACGTGATAAATAAGTAAGATTTCTTTAACTTTATCAGTGCTAACGAGTGTTCTAAAGACTCTCCCTATAATCGCATAAACAcaacttttaaatttcttttatagaGATCTTCAATAATGAATCCAGCATATAGCAAATCTGAAAAACCAGGCAGGGAAGCTGGTCGAAGCACGTCTGACTATGATTATGTTGGCACAGTGATACCATCAGATGACGTGAGTATTATAGTTTTATTAAACAGCTTATAGTAACAGGAATGACCTCAAGCATTATATGACTGCTTGTACTGATTTCAGGCAACGTTATTTCGTAGGTAGCGATTCAACTACCATTTTGGACACAATGTGGCTATTATTATAGTCgatgacccgtggaaaaatccatgtgGTCGTCCCTTTTTTAAATTTCCCTTTTTTCTCGCAGATAGACAGACAGAAAAATACacggctattattaatatagagtcCAATTGTTAGCTCATGAGATCTAAGTCGATAACAACGGCGATCAAAATATATGGGGTTCGTTATTTCGTGTCTCCGTGGcaccattttttttcttgagGACAGACAGGCAGAACACGACTATTAATAATCGAGGTaatttttgttcaaaatattttaagttaaTAGTAATATTTATAATAAGTTAAAAGATATACTAACAAGCAATCATTTATGTTTTTCCATTTTATCTTCCTGTATTTCTCTCACTGAACTTTATTGCAAGCTAGCTACTGACACATGCTAGCTTAACTATTAAAGTACTTGTGATTGGTTGTTGAGAGGTTGTATTGCATGAACCAAGTCTACAGTATCCTTTACACATCTTCATCCTTGACTAAAATCACACACATAAAAACTCAATACTGTAAATTAATATAGACACATCCTATTGCCCGGCTAATCATAATAGTGTTGTTAGAGCTTTGATTATCCGCACTAAGCGTAAACAACAACTAGAAGTCTGAAAACGCTATTGCTTTTTCTTTTAGCCACCTACGCAATACGATTATGCGAGCGTACATACTGGTCAGCAAAACAAACCACTTCAGCCTATATACGCAGAGACTGGAAGTGCAAACGCTAACCAATCAAGCAACGCTCCGGTATACTTCGAAACTGAACCAATTTACGCTGACACTGATGGTCCAATGCTTGATCTTAGTGAGCAAGAAATGGCACCGAGTAGTTATAAGGAGTTATTAGAATTTGATCAAAATGAAACCGTGTACGCTGCGCTTAATTCATAGATCCTTTAATTAAGCTATTATTAAAAGATGGGAAAGACTTGCTTGGATAGCAAGGCAAACATCTTTGTCATACTGGCGGATAAAGGaacaaattcaaataaaaaaatcgaaTAAAGTTATTACACTAGAATAGagtgtttgaaaaatattttctagaaagttgtgtaaatttttttatgtatagtTAAGCCGTAGTACATACAACTGTATTTtactaaattattttaaagaatcTGGTTGCGCAAGTCCTAATTTTTTCCCTCTAAACACAACAATGCACcaaaattaaatgttttgctGAGCCTTTTTTTAGAAGGGAGTTAATCTTTTTGTAGCCAGGTGCAATCATCGAGTGATATAGCATCTCCCAAAGGAACTACGATGGTTAGGCCCGAAGGGTTGGGAATTGTGTACAACGGAcagtttcttattattattctttaaaattataatGGGTTTCACCCCTGCTGCCACGGTTGCAATGGATCCAATTACCAAACTTCCGTCTAAAATGAcccaggtaaaaaaataaagttacttTGTGTGTTGGTATTATAAGTCGGACCCAAATCAGGAAAAAAACATGACAGGAAATAAAAGATAATAATTTTGTTCGTTTATTTGTTAATTAGTCTTTGTTTGAACCTTTGAAATCACAAGATACCCCATTTCCCATATCCATTTTACCGTAAATCAAACGAGGTCATATGTTTCAACACGAGACAAGTGTACGGAAAAGATTGgttatttaaagttttattattGCGGTTTAACTTCCTTTTCAATAAAATGGATTGATAGAAAAGGATAGTACAAGTATTGTTGATCCTTGTAGTGGTGATATTAAAGAAGGTGAAGTGAAAAAAGACGGCtaatgtttgttttaaaagagGTTACAAAAAGCTAGCTAGTAACTATAGTTGAAAAGAACCATTACTGGTGACTGATGTTAGCAAAATtaggattttctttttttaatttgtaaagaGAGATTATACATAATACTTTTAATCTAATAAGGCTTTAGGGAGCTGAATATTGGTAAACATCTCCTCAAAATTGTCAGTAGCCAGCTAGACatgcaaataaataaagaagGTTCAATGACAGAAACGGgaaatgtttgttttaaaagaagatatacatagctagctagttaattaaataaaagaaggtaTGTTggaaaaattgacaaaagattttctattttttaatttgtaaagaGAGATTATACATAACTAGTCAataagacccgtggaaaaatccactgaggcagtataaaaatgaaaaagaagacttatttgaattttgatgacgtcagcaacccatccacaaaaaataattcagaagcttgtttttacgttgcctctattgtgtagatcttaaagcgctgatcaagaaaatgcatatgatcatgtgcttttgatgagcggttaatgagatataagggtttaaaaattttggtgacgtcagcaatggcccgtcaaaacctaaataattttttttggaaatttgtatacctgttgcttttatcgcatagatcttgaaacgctgttaagaaaatgtataggatcatgtacttttgataaacggttgcagagatattagggattGAAGGTTTtgggatgacgtcatcaacctgtttattccgaaacggattagGGGActaaggtttgggaaacttacccaaattggtcccaggcggtccctagctacccacgcggtgaaaaatttatgccctgctggtgtaatggctatgacactcatgcaaatgagagatccaggttcaaatcctggacagggctgggaaaacataattatcttgcacctacaacaaccaggttttcatatcataggtaatctttgagttgtagagagggagttgcatacatttatcactttcatttatagagccttgtttgctttttttctttgccttggcaacctctccgcaacactttctatattgattaaaATTTTGGCGCTCAGGTAATCTCCATTCACAATTTAGTTTCCACTTGGTGGAAACAAAGGGCAAACAAGACAGTCAAACATTGAAgcgttaaaaataatgtttcagGATCAGCTATAAAAATAAAGGTTCAGAACATGCATAGAATATAGCATACGGCTGGATTAGCCATAAAAAACCATGCGTATGTTCAGGAAAATGCCTGAAAATAACATGGGCCAggatatgtaaaaaaataacatgccTCAGCATAAAGATTAAAAATGACATGTCCCAaaactcttttttaaaataacatattCCAGAATCAGCTGTAAAATAACATGTGGCAAAATATGCTGGAATAATAACATGCGTCAGGATAAGGATTAAATATGACATGTACCAAAACCTGTTTTTAGAATACCATATTCCAGGATCAGCTGTATAATAACATGCGCCAGGATATG is a window encoding:
- the LOC130624008 gene encoding uncharacterized protein LOC130624008, with the translated sequence MRLSLCVFLLINASLCYGLDVQVRRANIDILDVKKNHCNGIANARFAKGRCRCTKGFGTFSVVNGKAGCYSKTALENIYGCEMAYSSSDNAVVMEKRRKVTLRKNTIPSGCTAGGITLAQQGYDVDTVDTTVKIKRENVIEIGDTKSIKGRLIKIIFYCDTNYNAQGLLAKVSGDFTFESVNIPSQTSTTTTIPPPPPITTTTTTTTTTTTTEATTATKRTIQTTTKKTTAKKTITRTPEVNPSHIFTNELIQPTVTKSTDNSTLFRNSPKQNDGADNLGLIVGVVFGLLLFILAVILIVFYLRKKSTFFKSKRSSIMNPAYSKSEKPGREAGRSTSDYDYVGTVIPSDDPPTQYDYASVHTGQQNKPLQPIYAETGSANANQSSNAPVYFETEPIYADTDGPMLDLSEQEMAPSSYKELLEFDQNETVYAALNS